A stretch of Kyrpidia spormannii DNA encodes these proteins:
- a CDS encoding iron-containing alcohol dehydrogenase, whose product MRLTKFVVPEIIFGNGALLEVGRAVIRLGGSRAMVVTDPGVVEAGWTKKVTQCLDEVDVPWSLWSALTPNPKDVEIDSGVKQYLQEHCDCLVAIGGGSVIDAAKAIGAVVVHGTRVHEFEGTDRVGHPLPPLVAIPTTAGTGADVSQFAVIVDTSRRSKMVMISKSFIPDICLSDPTTLMTKSAELTAYTGIDALTHAIEAYVSRAATPLTDGYALRAIRLVATSLRQSVASRSNSGAKESMMMASLQAGIAFSNAVLGAVHAMSHAIGGMLDLPHGLINGVLLPYVTEFNLLACPDRFRDVAEAFGEHIDHAHPMEAAEKSIRAIQRLCTDIGIPSRLRDLEIPRELIGEYASRAVQDPCLATNPRDMSHTDLLALFEAAW is encoded by the coding sequence TTGCGACTCACGAAGTTTGTCGTTCCGGAGATTATTTTTGGAAATGGGGCTCTTCTGGAAGTCGGACGGGCTGTGATTCGCCTCGGAGGCAGTCGGGCCATGGTGGTGACGGATCCGGGAGTGGTCGAAGCAGGATGGACTAAGAAAGTCACTCAATGTTTGGACGAAGTGGATGTTCCGTGGTCCTTGTGGAGCGCGCTCACCCCAAACCCCAAGGATGTCGAGATCGACAGCGGGGTGAAGCAGTATCTACAAGAGCACTGTGATTGCTTGGTCGCCATTGGAGGGGGCTCGGTCATCGATGCAGCCAAAGCCATAGGAGCCGTGGTCGTACACGGCACCCGGGTACATGAATTCGAAGGGACGGACAGAGTGGGGCACCCGCTCCCTCCGCTCGTGGCTATCCCCACCACGGCCGGCACCGGGGCCGACGTTTCCCAGTTTGCGGTAATCGTAGATACGAGCAGAAGATCCAAGATGGTGATGATCTCAAAGTCATTTATTCCCGACATTTGTCTCAGCGATCCGACCACCTTGATGACAAAGTCAGCCGAACTGACGGCATACACGGGTATCGACGCCTTGACCCACGCCATCGAAGCTTATGTGTCCCGGGCTGCCACTCCTTTGACAGATGGTTACGCACTCCGGGCGATACGGCTGGTCGCCACCTCCCTTCGCCAGTCAGTGGCATCCCGCAGCAACAGCGGGGCCAAGGAGTCCATGATGATGGCGAGCCTGCAGGCGGGAATCGCCTTCTCCAATGCCGTGCTGGGAGCCGTACACGCAATGAGTCACGCCATCGGCGGGATGCTGGATCTGCCTCACGGCCTGATCAACGGAGTCCTGTTGCCCTATGTGACCGAATTCAACCTTCTCGCCTGTCCAGATCGATTCCGGGATGTGGCCGAAGCATTCGGCGAGCACATCGACCACGCCCATCCTATGGAGGCCGCCGAGAAAAGCATACGTGCCATTCAGCGACTGTGTACCGACATCGGTATACCGAGTCGACTTCGCGACTTGGAGATTCCGAGGGAGTTAATCGGCGAATACGCCTCCCGGGCCGTTCAAGACCCGTGTCTGGCCACCAATCCGAGGGACATGTCCCACACAGACCTCTTGGCATTGTTCGAAGCCGCTTGGTAA
- a CDS encoding DUF4242 domain-containing protein: MPKFIIERSIPGAGKLSREELHQIAKKSNQVLQDLGPGIQWVHSYVTNDKLYCVYRAQTEEQIAEHARKGGFPVDRIEVIHDIMDPTTGE; the protein is encoded by the coding sequence TTGCCCAAGTTCATCATCGAGCGTTCGATCCCCGGAGCGGGCAAGCTTTCCCGGGAAGAGCTTCACCAAATCGCGAAGAAGTCCAATCAGGTGCTGCAGGATCTGGGCCCAGGTATTCAATGGGTGCACAGTTATGTGACGAATGATAAGCTCTACTGTGTCTACCGAGCACAAACAGAAGAGCAGATCGCTGAACACGCCCGGAAAGGTGGATTCCCAGTCGATCGCATTGAGGTGATTCATGATATTATGGACCCTACAACCGGCGAGTGA
- the adhP gene encoding alcohol dehydrogenase AdhP yields the protein MKAAVVHSFSEPLRIEDVPKPTPGEGEIVVKIEASGLCHTDIHAAHGDWPIKPKLPFIPGHEGVGIVESVGKGVTRVKEGDRVAIPWLGYACGHCKYCVSGWETLCQSQKQTGYILDGAYAEYAKAYADYVGIVPKGVDPFDAAPLTCAGVTTYKAVKMSGARPSSLVAVFGIGGLGHLAMQYAKVAGASVVAVDLVDEKLDLAKQLGADFVINGRKQDAVAEIQKLGGADAAISVAVSPKAFEQAYQCLHPGGTVVFVALPADNYVQIPIFETVLNAIRIQGSIVGTRVDLQEVFDIHASGLTKVMYEKRNLDDVNQCFHEVESAQAKARLVFEI from the coding sequence ATGAAGGCTGCTGTCGTTCACAGTTTCAGCGAACCGTTACGCATTGAGGACGTGCCGAAGCCCACACCCGGCGAAGGCGAGATTGTCGTAAAGATTGAAGCCTCCGGACTTTGCCACACGGATATCCACGCCGCCCACGGCGACTGGCCGATCAAGCCCAAGCTACCCTTCATTCCCGGTCACGAGGGCGTCGGGATCGTCGAAAGTGTCGGCAAAGGCGTGACCCGAGTCAAAGAAGGGGATCGGGTGGCCATTCCCTGGCTTGGGTATGCCTGCGGTCACTGCAAATACTGCGTAAGCGGATGGGAGACGCTGTGCCAGAGCCAGAAGCAGACCGGATACATCTTGGACGGCGCTTATGCGGAGTATGCCAAGGCGTATGCGGATTATGTCGGAATTGTTCCGAAAGGAGTGGATCCTTTCGACGCGGCACCGCTGACCTGCGCTGGGGTAACCACGTACAAAGCTGTTAAGATGTCGGGCGCTCGACCCTCCTCCCTGGTAGCGGTGTTCGGCATTGGTGGCCTTGGGCACTTGGCCATGCAGTACGCAAAAGTTGCCGGCGCGTCTGTGGTCGCGGTGGATCTGGTGGACGAAAAGTTGGATTTAGCCAAACAGCTCGGGGCGGATTTTGTCATCAACGGAAGAAAACAGGATGCCGTGGCGGAAATCCAGAAACTCGGTGGAGCGGACGCCGCCATCAGCGTGGCGGTGTCGCCGAAGGCCTTTGAGCAAGCATATCAGTGCCTCCATCCCGGCGGTACTGTGGTGTTTGTGGCGCTCCCGGCCGACAACTACGTTCAGATTCCGATTTTCGAAACAGTCCTCAACGCCATCCGGATTCAGGGATCGATTGTGGGAACCCGAGTGGATCTGCAGGAAGTGTTCGACATCCACGCCTCCGGCTTGACAAAAGTGATGTACGAAAAGCGCAACCTGGATGACGTCAACCAATGTTTCCACGAAGTTGAAAGCGCCCAAGCCAAGGCTCGGCTGGTGTTTGAAATCTGA
- a CDS encoding acyltransferase family protein — MPEPMRSGGRYMPGLDGLRALAVLAVLAYHLNPGWAPGGMLGVGVFFVLSGYLITDLLAEEWRQTGRIDLRDFWMRRFRRLIPALWLLLITVILVLLVSDPGRLGSLWGDLVAAFFYVSNWWYIFHHISYFQQFGPPSPFGHLWSLAVEEQFYLLWPLLLALGLRRLSRRWMLTGILTGAILSAGAMAWIYQPGVDPSRVYYGTDTRAFALLFGAALALVWPSRHLAAALSRGRRRLLSAAGIAGLLVVLILILTSDEYGPFLYPGGMLLLSLATLAMVAAAAHPGVAFGRILGWAPLRWIGVRSYGIYLWHYPVIVLTTPLNTAGQWDGIRAGLQVAASIGLAALSWRFIEKPILRRGKSGGQVGGAAPALGSLGRLWTTLRKGGRVRVVGPARLTGAAALSAALLLIVAGSWLHAHAGANVLGWGPWRGGGTAVSVTAPVPGMGGTPPEPTSVAPTSQPGGSAGTRPGTPHQGSGGTCPPPSTPGPSTSTDGSTEGADGAPSSGGGEPGTGTSPSGPSDNPRSSGNQGGNPGQDGKVGTGITVVGDSVLLDAAPYLQNLLPGIVVDGKVGRQFIQAGDVAAELERTGKLGDTVIIELGTNGPFTDRQLDDLLAQLAPRRVLAINVRVPRPWQDVVNRTLAEAAARHPDLTVIDWYRASSGKTEWFYSDGVHLTPQGSRAYAELVAAAIRPNRALSPLPSRSALDVQDFTLSVRHPASSAKRPATTDSTIKASLSVPPAPEDESPLQRGDEPGGRPSPTTIPSPH, encoded by the coding sequence ATGCCCGAACCGATGAGAAGCGGCGGCCGCTACATGCCCGGGCTGGATGGATTGCGAGCACTGGCGGTACTCGCGGTCCTTGCCTACCACCTGAACCCGGGCTGGGCCCCGGGTGGGATGTTGGGGGTAGGCGTTTTTTTCGTGTTGTCGGGGTACCTCATTACCGATCTTTTGGCAGAAGAATGGCGTCAAACAGGTCGGATTGATCTTCGGGATTTCTGGATGCGCCGCTTTCGCCGCCTCATCCCGGCACTGTGGCTGCTGCTGATCACCGTGATTCTCGTTTTGCTTGTCTCCGATCCCGGACGGCTGGGGAGCCTCTGGGGGGACTTGGTAGCGGCCTTCTTTTATGTGAGCAACTGGTGGTATATTTTTCATCACATCTCGTACTTTCAACAATTCGGGCCGCCCTCTCCTTTTGGACACCTGTGGTCCCTGGCCGTAGAGGAACAGTTCTACCTGCTGTGGCCCTTGCTGCTGGCCTTGGGACTCCGCCGCTTGTCCCGACGCTGGATGTTGACCGGGATTTTGACGGGGGCGATCCTCTCGGCCGGGGCGATGGCGTGGATTTATCAGCCGGGAGTTGACCCCAGTCGGGTCTATTACGGGACGGACACCCGGGCCTTTGCGCTGCTGTTCGGCGCGGCCCTGGCCCTGGTTTGGCCGAGCCGACATTTGGCAGCGGCCCTTTCCCGGGGGCGCCGGCGGCTGCTCTCCGCTGCGGGCATCGCGGGGCTCCTCGTGGTCTTGATTCTGATCTTGACGTCCGATGAGTACGGACCTTTTCTCTATCCGGGAGGGATGCTGCTGCTCTCCCTGGCCACCCTGGCAATGGTGGCCGCCGCCGCGCACCCCGGTGTGGCTTTCGGGCGCATCCTGGGATGGGCACCCCTGAGGTGGATCGGGGTGCGCAGTTACGGGATCTACCTTTGGCATTATCCCGTCATCGTCCTGACGACTCCTCTGAACACTGCCGGCCAGTGGGATGGAATCCGGGCGGGACTCCAGGTAGCGGCGAGCATCGGGTTGGCCGCCCTATCCTGGCGTTTTATCGAGAAGCCCATTTTACGCCGGGGAAAATCCGGGGGCCAAGTTGGCGGTGCGGCCCCCGCCCTTGGCTCTCTGGGCCGACTGTGGACAACCTTGCGCAAAGGCGGTCGAGTTCGAGTTGTGGGGCCCGCACGCCTGACCGGCGCGGCCGCGCTGTCGGCGGCGCTCCTGCTGATCGTTGCCGGATCGTGGCTTCACGCTCATGCGGGCGCGAATGTCCTGGGGTGGGGTCCATGGCGAGGTGGAGGAACTGCCGTTTCTGTCACGGCTCCCGTTCCGGGCATGGGCGGCACCCCGCCGGAGCCCACCTCTGTAGCGCCTACTTCACAGCCTGGAGGGAGCGCGGGCACTCGCCCGGGGACACCCCACCAGGGCTCAGGGGGCACCTGCCCTCCGCCGTCCACCCCGGGACCGTCAACCTCTACTGACGGATCCACGGAGGGCGCGGACGGGGCACCTTCTTCGGGCGGGGGTGAGCCGGGCACTGGAACCTCGCCTTCCGGTCCCTCGGACAATCCCCGATCCTCCGGGAATCAAGGCGGGAATCCCGGCCAGGATGGGAAAGTAGGCACGGGAATCACTGTGGTAGGCGATTCGGTCCTTCTCGACGCCGCACCGTACCTGCAGAACCTCTTGCCGGGAATTGTCGTGGATGGCAAGGTCGGTCGACAATTCATCCAGGCGGGTGACGTGGCCGCTGAATTGGAGCGCACCGGAAAGCTCGGAGACACCGTCATCATCGAGCTCGGCACCAATGGACCTTTCACAGACCGGCAACTGGACGATCTGTTAGCCCAACTGGCCCCCCGGCGGGTCCTGGCGATCAACGTCCGGGTCCCCCGTCCTTGGCAGGACGTGGTCAATCGTACCCTCGCCGAAGCCGCCGCCCGCCACCCGGATCTCACGGTCATTGACTGGTATCGCGCCAGTTCAGGGAAAACCGAATGGTTCTATTCCGACGGGGTCCATTTGACTCCCCAAGGATCCAGGGCATACGCCGAACTTGTCGCCGCCGCGATTCGGCCCAATAGGGCGTTATCACCCCTCCCTTCCCGAAGTGCTCTAGATGTGCAGGACTTCACCTTGTCCGTGCGGCATCCGGCATCTTCCGCGAAACGACCCGCGACCACGGACAGTACCATCAAGGCTTCACTCTCGGTCCCCCCGGCACCTGAAGATGAGTCACCGTTGCAACGGGGAGATGAACCGGGTGGGCGTCCATCCCCCACAACTATACCCAGTCCACATTGA
- a CDS encoding SGNH/GDSL hydrolase family protein — protein sequence MKIVCFGDSVTRGISFFRGRLRIQRQNYPYFLQERLDGEGRDIQVVNKGVWNDTSTHLLQRLKADVLDLDPDLVLIEIGGNDCNFRWDEVAASPHDVHEPIVPLREYLENVTRLVKEIDGRGTLPVLLTLLPLDPVRYYRHLVRFYGDKLGHWIGLCGGIEHWHGMYNRFLRRLISDLNISWIDLRNRFKRKGDLQELLSDDGVHPLPTGYRAMAECILEGLIELGLAKPARG from the coding sequence GTGAAAATTGTTTGTTTCGGGGACAGCGTGACCCGGGGAATCTCCTTTTTTAGGGGCCGATTGCGCATCCAGCGACAGAATTACCCGTATTTTCTTCAGGAACGGTTAGATGGGGAAGGAAGAGATATTCAGGTGGTCAATAAAGGGGTGTGGAATGACACCTCGACCCATCTTTTACAGCGTCTCAAGGCCGATGTCCTGGACCTGGATCCGGATCTTGTACTCATCGAAATCGGGGGCAACGATTGTAATTTTCGCTGGGACGAGGTAGCAGCCAGTCCCCACGATGTTCATGAACCGATCGTTCCACTGAGGGAGTATTTAGAAAATGTGACGAGGCTGGTCAAGGAAATCGATGGGAGAGGAACCTTGCCGGTCCTTCTCACCCTGTTGCCCCTCGACCCCGTTCGGTATTACCGACATTTGGTTCGATTCTACGGCGATAAACTGGGGCATTGGATCGGCCTCTGCGGCGGGATTGAGCATTGGCATGGCATGTACAATCGTTTCCTGCGGCGATTGATCAGCGACTTAAATATATCTTGGATTGATCTGCGCAATCGATTCAAGCGAAAGGGTGACTTGCAGGAGTTACTCAGTGACGACGGCGTTCATCCTTTACCAACGGGTTATCGGGCGATGGCGGAGTGTATCCTGGAGGGCCTGATCGAGCTCGGCCTGGCGAAACCGGCCAGGGGTTGA
- a CDS encoding amidohydrolase family protein — protein MSSYRLDAHMHIMAEKRMKSGIRWAVKAGFNMGLDPETTTEEDLLRHIRDTGITYFFNFFFPIFPKTSVEILDWQTEFALRTPEALPFVSVHVHDGDPLPIVREALENRHFVGLKLHPYAQRLELSHPLLEPVYQYLEDTGAIFFVHTGYDAFYGRSGITPDLEQILQRHPKLITVAAHMLYPEIPKAFDWLERFPNLYLDGTGAVASADEDGLGETLYPLMERYADRVLYGSDYAMAIESVGASWKRFQEMPISDEAQKRIAWETPLELLKRRNWPFCGDLPARYRDVAYDKPKVQNRLSEV, from the coding sequence ATGAGTTCGTACCGACTGGACGCTCACATGCACATCATGGCGGAAAAGCGGATGAAAAGCGGCATCCGCTGGGCGGTCAAAGCCGGTTTTAACATGGGTTTGGATCCGGAGACGACCACCGAGGAGGACCTGCTGCGGCACATCCGGGATACCGGAATTACGTATTTTTTTAACTTCTTTTTTCCCATCTTTCCCAAGACAAGTGTCGAGATTCTGGACTGGCAGACGGAGTTCGCCCTGCGAACCCCGGAAGCATTGCCCTTTGTGTCTGTCCACGTTCACGATGGCGATCCCCTACCGATCGTTCGGGAGGCCTTGGAGAACCGCCATTTTGTCGGTCTCAAGCTGCACCCGTACGCCCAGAGGCTGGAGTTGTCCCACCCCTTGCTCGAGCCGGTCTATCAGTACCTGGAGGACACGGGAGCCATCTTTTTCGTCCACACCGGTTACGATGCCTTTTATGGCCGCTCCGGCATCACCCCGGATTTGGAACAGATCCTCCAGCGGCACCCGAAGTTGATCACCGTCGCGGCCCACATGTTATATCCCGAGATCCCTAAGGCCTTTGATTGGCTGGAGAGGTTCCCGAATCTGTACTTGGACGGGACCGGGGCCGTGGCCTCCGCCGACGAGGACGGGCTCGGTGAGACCCTGTATCCCTTGATGGAGCGATATGCAGACCGGGTTCTGTACGGCAGCGATTACGCCATGGCCATCGAATCGGTAGGGGCTTCATGGAAACGATTCCAAGAGATGCCGATCTCCGACGAGGCGCAAAAGCGGATTGCCTGGGAAACGCCCCTGGAACTTCTTAAACGGCGCAACTGGCCCTTCTGCGGCGACCTTCCGGCCCGGTATCGGGACGTGGCCTACGACAAGCCCAAAGTTCAAAATCGGTTGTCCGAAGTCTGA
- a CDS encoding threonine ammonia-lyase: MNHEDAVTLSDIEQARRRIGEQVTTTPLLYAPRISEKAGAPVYLKCENLQRTGSFKLRGATNKIKSLLESGSSPLGVITGSSGNHGQAVAFAAKSLGLGCTVIVPENVAPVKEQAILRHGAEVIRHGKTSNERIDLAQNLARERGFIFIPPYDDPHVVAGQGTIGLEILEQLPEVQAVFVPVGGGGLISGIATAIKNRSPRTRIYGVEPELANDTYLSRRAGHIVDIGVSTTVADGLRSSHPGTFTFPIVQKYVDELVLVGDAEIHRTLLELLGEEKLLVEPSGCVSVAAATQAGTSAGGGPIVCVLSGGNVDLDLVRRWIEEDQKPGPQKEGDRT, translated from the coding sequence ATGAACCACGAAGACGCGGTGACGCTCTCAGACATCGAACAAGCGCGCCGGCGCATTGGGGAGCAGGTAACCACCACTCCCCTACTGTACGCCCCCCGCATCTCGGAGAAGGCCGGTGCGCCCGTCTATCTGAAATGCGAAAACCTGCAGCGCACAGGTTCGTTCAAACTTCGCGGGGCAACCAACAAGATCAAATCCCTACTTGAATCCGGGTCATCTCCCCTCGGAGTGATCACCGGTTCTTCAGGAAACCACGGCCAGGCCGTCGCCTTTGCTGCCAAGTCCCTGGGACTGGGCTGTACCGTCATCGTGCCGGAAAATGTAGCGCCGGTCAAAGAACAGGCCATTCTTCGCCACGGGGCCGAAGTGATCCGACACGGGAAAACATCAAACGAACGGATCGACCTGGCACAGAATTTGGCAAGAGAACGCGGGTTTATTTTTATTCCCCCTTATGACGACCCCCACGTCGTCGCCGGCCAGGGGACGATTGGTCTGGAAATCCTCGAACAGCTGCCCGAGGTACAGGCGGTATTCGTGCCCGTGGGCGGTGGCGGGCTGATCTCCGGCATTGCCACAGCGATCAAAAATCGGTCGCCCCGCACCCGGATCTACGGAGTGGAGCCGGAGCTCGCCAATGATACGTATCTTTCCCGCCGTGCGGGCCACATCGTGGATATTGGAGTGAGCACCACCGTCGCCGACGGCCTGCGGTCCAGCCACCCGGGAACTTTTACTTTCCCGATTGTCCAAAAATATGTAGACGAGTTGGTGCTGGTGGGTGATGCGGAGATTCACCGGACACTGCTCGAGCTGCTCGGGGAAGAAAAATTGCTCGTGGAACCTTCGGGTTGTGTATCTGTGGCCGCCGCGACCCAGGCCGGCACCTCGGCGGGCGGCGGCCCCATCGTCTGCGTGCTCAGCGGCGGAAACGTTGATCTCGACCTGGTGCGGCGCTGGATCGAGGAAGACCAGAAACCGGGACCGCAAAAGGAGGGAGACAGGACATGA
- a CDS encoding NADP-dependent oxidoreductase codes for MKAVLIENYGGPEQLKIADVPKPELRETDVLIEVHAASVNPVDWKIRRGYLQSRLNHRLPLILGWDAAGTVVETGPKVTRFRVGDEVFTRPDIERDGTYAEYVAVDQSLVAKKPANLSFEEAASVPLAALTAREALIDHAGVKPGDTVLIHAGAGGVGSFAIQIAKLLGAQVITTVSTRNVDFAKQLGADRVIDYTQEDFTATLRDLDVVFDTLGGEVQLLSMNVLKKGGMLVSIVMPPDLALAEQKGIRRAYFFLQPDGKKLEEIGKWIEQGHIKPAIGAVLPLEEVAKAHELSESGHSRGKIILKVR; via the coding sequence ATGAAAGCGGTGCTGATCGAGAACTACGGGGGCCCGGAGCAGCTCAAAATCGCCGATGTCCCCAAACCAGAACTCAGGGAAACGGATGTGCTCATCGAGGTCCATGCCGCTTCGGTGAACCCCGTGGACTGGAAAATCCGCCGGGGGTATTTACAAAGTCGGCTGAACCATCGCCTCCCCCTGATCCTCGGGTGGGACGCCGCCGGAACCGTGGTGGAGACGGGACCGAAAGTCACCCGTTTCCGGGTGGGGGACGAGGTCTTCACCCGGCCGGACATCGAGCGGGATGGCACGTACGCGGAGTACGTGGCGGTGGACCAATCACTGGTGGCTAAAAAGCCGGCCAATCTGTCTTTCGAAGAAGCAGCATCTGTACCCTTAGCGGCCTTGACCGCCCGGGAAGCACTGATCGATCATGCCGGCGTGAAACCTGGCGACACCGTGCTCATCCACGCCGGGGCGGGCGGAGTCGGCAGCTTTGCGATTCAGATTGCAAAACTCCTCGGTGCCCAGGTCATTACGACGGTCAGCACACGGAACGTCGATTTTGCAAAACAATTGGGCGCAGACCGGGTCATTGACTACACCCAGGAGGATTTTACCGCGACCCTTCGGGATCTGGATGTGGTGTTCGACACCCTCGGCGGCGAGGTGCAACTTCTCAGCATGAACGTCCTAAAAAAAGGGGGCATGTTGGTGTCTATCGTCATGCCGCCGGACTTGGCCCTGGCCGAACAAAAAGGCATCCGCCGGGCTTACTTTTTCCTGCAACCGGACGGAAAAAAGCTGGAGGAGATCGGGAAGTGGATCGAACAGGGACACATCAAACCCGCCATCGGCGCTGTGTTGCCATTGGAGGAGGTTGCCAAGGCCCACGAACTGAGCGAATCCGGTCACTCCCGGGGTAAAATCATCCTGAAAGTTCGCTAA